From Drosophila subpulchrella strain 33 F10 #4 breed RU33 unplaced genomic scaffold, RU_Dsub_v1.1 Primary Assembly Seq354, whole genome shotgun sequence, the proteins below share one genomic window:
- the LOC119560796 gene encoding uncharacterized protein LOC119560796 has product MDDSRRSVAGKIDESVSMYLSFDTDDTLSGAKWQSAMVTQSSQILEVHTSKMEAIDDKDLRRTVLKDLQQLTIGEPDQNSPLRPFDKSILNRHNALCSTPSKDNASMDAQLQQPQIMTMDLTHVEDKENTHPDGDTHAGGDNSTLSSSVDVTANTVKANTLKIEDATMDDVSLQEAPKAPAPSQVYPLSANVVLENITEVSNEEVSMMASPSTEKEVAQVTEVVNEVSELIAKALKMSSDSVKPSASKLKVEVGKKRQSMSSTYSGPLPRPRRSYMPTANAETRTYSFKQRMSVVVKTTLNSPARKLSAGGGLAVSRRSCLPVSKLAKGTNRKSLAVTSSRSPPKITTKVTKPPVKSIPDSVFNCKNCGATFRVKSLLDMHMRMHDLVENGPKTLKRLNTNPPPAAAGGSKNRCKFCDKNFALERALHIHLMQNCDKIPPVEKRKLDFTELNHEKKAQLPKIGATGVINQPAPMTMPSKPQHRMSTIPRMASSNVPQPMAPPSAKKVPKNVAHAGVYRTPTKTVPCHICKQSFKSILEFTKHSMTMHAKSQLKKMTGGEDAQSAKD; this is encoded by the exons ATGGACGATTCGCGCAGATCGGTGGCGGGAAAG ATCGACGAGAGTGTCTCAATGTACCTCTCCTTCGACACCGACGACACCTTGTCCGGGGCCAAGTGGCAGTCGGCCATGGTCACCCAGAGCAGCCAGATCCTGGAGGTGCACACTAGTAAGATGGAGGCTATCGATGACAAGGACCTCAGGCGCACCGTCCTGAAGGATCTACAGCAGCTGACCATTGGCGAACCGGACCAGAACTCGCCACTCCGCCCCTTTGACAAGAGCATTCTCAACCGGCACAACGCCCTGTGCTCCACTCCCTCCAAGGACAACGCGTCGATGGATGCGCAGCTCCAGCAACCCCAGATTATGACCATGGACCTGACCCACGTGGAAGACAAGGAGAACACTCACCCGGATGGGGATACTCATGCTGGCGGGGATAACTCTACTTTGTCCAGTTCCGTGGACGTGACCGCCAATACGGTGAAGGCCAACACGCTGAAGATCGAGGACGCCACCATGGACGATGTGTCCTTGCAGGAGGCTCCCAAGGCTCCGGCCCCAAGCCAAGTTTATCCTTTGAGTGCCAACGTGGTGCTAGAGAATATCACTGAAG TTTCCAACGAAGAAGTATCCATGATGGCCTCGCCTTCAACTGAAAAGGAGGTGGCGCAGGTCACCGAGGTGGTAAACGAAGTCTCGGAGCTGATTGCCAAGGCTCTGAAGATGTCCAGCGACTCTGTGAAGCCATCGGCCTCCAAATTGAAAGTGGAGGTGGGCAAGAAGAGGCAGTCCATGTCCTCCACTTACTCGGGGCCCCTTCCACGCCCCCGGCGCTCCTACATGCCCACCGCCAATGCAGAGACGCGCACCTATTCCTTCAAGCAGCGCATGTCGGTGGTGGTCAAGACCACGCTCAATAGTCCAGCCCGTAAGCTGAGTGCGGGTGGCGGCCTGGCCGTGAGCCGTCGCAGCTGCCTGCCCGTCTCCAAGTTGGCCAAGGGCACCAATCGCAAGTCACTCGCTGTAACCAGCAGCCGTTCGCCGCCGAAAATCACCACGAAGGTGACCAAACCGCCAGTTAAAAGCATTCCCGACTCTGTGTTCAACTGCAAGAACTGCGGAGCCACCTTCCGCGTAAAGTCACTACTCGATATGCATATGCGCATGCACGACTTGGTGGAAAACGGACCCAAGACCCTGAAGCGACTGAACACCAATCCACCACCGGCTGCAGCGGGCGGCTCTAAGAACCGCTGCAAGTTCTGTGACAAGAACTTTGCCCTGGAGCGCGCTCTGCACATCCATTTGATGCAGAACTGTGACAAGATACCGCCGGTCGAGAAGCGCAAGCTGGATTTCACAGAGTTGAACCACGAAAAGAAGGCCCAGCTGCCAAAAATCGGGGCTACCGGTGTGATCAACCAGCCAGCGCCAATGACAATGCCGTCGAAGCCACAGCACCGCATGAGCACAATTCCAAGAATGG CTTCCTCGAATGTGCCGCAGCCGATGGCCCCACCGTCCGCCAAGAAGGTTCCCAAGAACGTCGCGCATGCCGGCGTCTATCGCACTCCCACAAAGACTGTGCCCTGTCACATCTGCAAGCAGTCCTTTAAGAGCATACTGGAGTTTACCAAGCACAGCATGACCATGCATGCAAAGAGCCAGCTGAAGAAGATGACTGGCGGAGAGGACGCACAGAGTGCCAAGGATTAA
- the LOC119560798 gene encoding mediator of RNA polymerase II transcription subunit 6 — translation MASRQIANDHLRLSWHDTQMMATLSPQSVMDYFCRKSNPFYDHMCNNETVRMQRLGPEHLHNMIGLEYILLHVAEPILYVIRKQHRHNPSEATPIADYYIIGGTVYKAPDLANVINARILNTVVNLQSAFEEASSYARYHPNKGYTWDFSSNKVLSDKSKTDKKDANAAKDENSGTLFQKQRVDMLLAELLRKFPPPIPPMLQNLQQPLPAGDDVNAGGNASELNNATGPLDIKTEGVDMKPPPEKKSK, via the exons ATGGCCAGCCGACAGATTGCCAACGACCACCTGCGCCTCTCCTGGCACGACACCCAGATGATGGCCACCCTGAGCCCGCAGAGCGTCATGGACTACTTCTGCCGCAAGTCGAATCCCTTCTACGACCACATGTGCAACAACGAGACCGTGCGGATGCAGCGCCTCGGTCCGGAGCACCTTCA CAACATGATCGGCCTGGAGTACATCCTGCTGCACGTCGCGGAGCCCATCCTCTATGTCATCCGCAAGCAGCACCGGCACAATCCCTCGGAGGCCACGCCCATAGCCGACTACTACATCATCGGAGGCACCGTCTACAAGGCGCCCGATCTGGCCAACGTTATCAATGCCCGAATA CTCAACACAGTGGTCAACCTGCAATCCGCCTTTGAGGAAGCCAGCAGCTATGCCCGCTACCATCCCAATAAGGGATACACCTGGGATTTCTCCTCCAACAAAGTCT TGTCTGATAAATCCAAGACGGATAAGAAGGACGCCAACGCGGCTAAGGATGAAAACAGCGGCACTTTGTTCCAGAAGCAGCGTGTGGACATGCTGCTCGCCGAACTATTGCGTAAATTTCCCCCACCCATACCGCCTATGCTGCAGAATCTCCAGCAGCCGCTGCCAGCGGGCGACGACGTGAACGCAGGGGGAAACGCCTCCGAACTGAACAATGCCACAGGACCTCTGGACATCAAAACCGAGGGTGTGGACATGAAGCCACCGCCCGAAAAGAAGAGCAAGTGA
- the LOC119560800 gene encoding N-alpha-acetyltransferase 80 isoform X2, translated as MGLPPFNVSGSPFNVVPIHNYPELMKDTCALINAEWPRSETARMRSLEASCDTLPCSLVLTTEGMCRVIAHLKLSPITSKKKACFVESVVVDKRHRGQGFGKLIMKFAEDYCRVVLDLKTIYLSTIDQDGFYERIGYEYCAPVTMYGPRHCELPSLQNAKKKYMKKVL; from the exons ATG GGGTTACCACCATTCAATGTCAGCGGCAGTCCGTTTAACGTGGTGCCCATCCACAACTACCCGGAGCTGATGAAGGACACCTGTGCCCTGATCAACGCCGAGTGGCCGCGTTCGGAAACGGCGCGCATGCGCTCCCTGGAGGCCTCTTGCGACACCCTGCCCTGCAGCCTGGTGCTGACCACCGAGGGCATGTGCCGTGTGATCGCCCACCTCAAGCTCAGCCCGATCACCTCGAAGAAGAAGGCCTGCTTTGTGGAGTCCGTGGTGGTGGACAAGCGGCACCGCGGCCAGGGATTCGGCAAGCTGATCATGAAGTTCGCCGAGGACTATTGCCGCGTGGTGCTCGATCTCAAGACCATCTACCTGTCCACCATCGACCAGGATGGATTCTACGAGCGCATCGGCTACGAGTACTGCGCTCCCGTCACAATGTACGGGCCGCGCCACTGCGAACTGCCCAGTTTGCAAAATGCCAAAAAGAAATACATGAAGAAAGTCTTATAG
- the LOC119560800 gene encoding N-alpha-acetyltransferase 80 isoform X1: protein MRYIKPEPYYEGLPPFNVSGSPFNVVPIHNYPELMKDTCALINAEWPRSETARMRSLEASCDTLPCSLVLTTEGMCRVIAHLKLSPITSKKKACFVESVVVDKRHRGQGFGKLIMKFAEDYCRVVLDLKTIYLSTIDQDGFYERIGYEYCAPVTMYGPRHCELPSLQNAKKKYMKKVL from the exons ATGCGCTACATAAAACCGGAGCCATACTATGAA GGGTTACCACCATTCAATGTCAGCGGCAGTCCGTTTAACGTGGTGCCCATCCACAACTACCCGGAGCTGATGAAGGACACCTGTGCCCTGATCAACGCCGAGTGGCCGCGTTCGGAAACGGCGCGCATGCGCTCCCTGGAGGCCTCTTGCGACACCCTGCCCTGCAGCCTGGTGCTGACCACCGAGGGCATGTGCCGTGTGATCGCCCACCTCAAGCTCAGCCCGATCACCTCGAAGAAGAAGGCCTGCTTTGTGGAGTCCGTGGTGGTGGACAAGCGGCACCGCGGCCAGGGATTCGGCAAGCTGATCATGAAGTTCGCCGAGGACTATTGCCGCGTGGTGCTCGATCTCAAGACCATCTACCTGTCCACCATCGACCAGGATGGATTCTACGAGCGCATCGGCTACGAGTACTGCGCTCCCGTCACAATGTACGGGCCGCGCCACTGCGAACTGCCCAGTTTGCAAAATGCCAAAAAGAAATACATGAAGAAAGTCTTATAG
- the LOC119560799 gene encoding flavin reductase (NADPH) has translation MNSRIMQRIAIIGGTGMTGECAVDRALEKGLSVKLLYRTEKTVPERFKSKVELVKGDVTNYEDVQRLIEGVEAVAVILGTRNKLEATTELSRGTENLIKAMKEAKLSKFSIVMSSFLLRPLNEVPAVFHRLNEEHQRMLDLTKASGLDWIAILPPHIADEPATAYTVVHDEAPGRLVSKYDLGKFIIDSLEQPEHYGKVCGIGKAPKSA, from the exons ATGAACAGCCGCATTATGCAACGCATTGCTATTATTGGAGGAACTGGAATGACCGGCGAGTGCGCCGTAGATCGCGCCCTGGAGAAGG GCCTCTCGGTGAAACTGCTTTATCGCACCGAGAAGACCGTTCCGGAACGCTTCAAGTCCAAAGTTGAACTGGTGAAGGGCGATGTGACCAACTACGAGGATGTGCAGCGCCTCATCGAGGGCGTGGAGGCGGTGGCCGTTATTCTGGGCACACGCAACAAGTTGGAGGCCACCACTGAGCTCTCCCGCGGCACCGAGAACCTCATCAAGGCCATGAAGGAGGCCAAACTGTCCAAGTTCTCCATCGTCATGTCCTCGTTCCTGCTGCGTCCGCTCAACGAGGTGCCCGCCGTGTTCCACCGCCTGAATGAGGAGCACCAGCGCATGCTGGACTTGACCAAGGCCTCCGGTCTGGACTGGATTGCCATCCTGCCGCCGCACATCGCCGATGAGCCGGCCACCGCCTACACCGTGGTGCATGATGAGGCTCCTGGGCGCCTGGTGTCCAAGTACGATCTGGGAAAGTTCATCATCGACAGTCTGGAGCAGCCGGAGCACTACGGCAAAGTGTGCGGCATTGGCAAGGCACCCAAAAGTGCCTAG
- the LOC119560794 gene encoding formin-like protein 5 isoform X2, translating into MQVSTDVFAHPPPAVRPPPYYADNVSTNASIDGMKSSSSSNSLDRYTGAPHAVLAGPSFATSVLVSNKGSKYEISGPVNFQHVSGDVTRDRTRNAFDLNADSNDKVLRKYMMERGITEADISDMRRQDVIKKIVHSNFTWMPSKSDIQAQPRVQETAKPLLYATISTNNQITPPPSPPPPPMANVSRPTAAPNFSNYASLTSMFVDISDMELNGPPPAASTPFRQPEVGSVIPVQQQVNRPKVPPPPSAVMAKNTHGYPAAIDIHQVRPSAAPKVSNEIYATIAPQRKVGSMRIPPPAPPKPTIVPNTNSTTFGGSLYAVSPVQYAPVTKPAPVAKPAPPAPPAKPISRVPPAYVSPLPVYNTRAPSAVVPVPPPPPAAASAGAPPPPPPPMPVAAAGGAPPPPPPPPGGLAGVPPPPPMQMSQPKAAPAASSGGDPRDAFLASIRQGVALKKVDQKAATISGIKPRPERKPVGGDFLSELKLGITLRRVKNPADNPYSEESESHA; encoded by the exons ATGCAAGTGAGCACCGACGTCTTCGCCCATCCACCGCCTGCAGTTCGTCCACCTCCCTACTACGCCGACAACGTGAGCACCAACGCAAGTATCGACGGCATGAAgagctcctcctcctcgaaCAGCCTCGACAGGTATACGGGCGCACCACATGCGGTTCTGGCGGGTCCCAGCTTCGCCACCAGTGTCTTGGTCAGCAACAAGGGTTCCAAGTACGAGATCAGCGGACCAGTCAACTTCCAGCACGTTTCCGGCGATGTGACAAGGGATCGGACGCGAAATGCCTTTGACCTGAACGCCGACTCCAACGACAAGGTGCTAAGGAAGTACATGATGGAGCGGGGCATCACGGAGGCGGACATCAGCGACATGCGACGACAGGATGTGATCAAGAAAATTGTCCACTCCAACTTTACATGGATG CCATCAAAGAGTGATATCCAGGCTCAACCAAGAGTCCAGGAAACGGCCAAGCCGCTACTCTATGCCACCATTTCCACCAACAACCAGATCACTCCTCCGCCCTCGCCTCCACCGCCGCCAATGGCCAACGTTTCGAGGCCTACGGCTGCTCCAAACTTCTCCAACTACGCCTCATTGACATCGATGTTTGTGGACATCTCAGATATGGAACTGAATGGTCCACCACCGGCTGCATCGACGCCTTTTAGACAGCCGGAAGTGGGATCGGTGATTCCCGTTCAGCAGCAAGTGAACAGACCGAAGGTTCCGCCGCCTCCGTCAGCGGTCATGGCAAAGAACACACATGGCTATCCAGCGGCTATTGATATACACCAAGTGCGTCCTTCGGCTGCGCCCAAAGTGTCCAATGAAATCTATGCTACCATCGCGCCGCAGCGAAAGGTTGGCTCCATGCGTATCCCGCCGCCAGCGCCTCCAAAGCCAACAATAGTACCAAACACGAATTCGACGACTTTCGGTGGATCACTGTATGCCGTCTCCCCAGTGCAGTATGCGCCAGTGACCAAGCCTGCGCCAGTTGCCAAGCCAGCAcctcctgctcctccagcCAAGCCAATTTCGAGGGTACCCCCTGCTTATGTGTCTCCTCTTCCGGTGTATAACACAAGGGCTCCTAGTGCCGTAGTTCCAGttcctcctccgccgccggCTGCGGCATCTGCAGGAGCacctcctccgccgccgcctccAATGCCAGTTGCCGCTGCTGGAGGAGCACCTCCTCCGCCGCCACCTCCACCAGGTGGCTTGGCGGGAGTTCCACCACCGCCTCCAATGCAGATGTCACAACCCAAGGCTGCTCCAGCTGCTTCCTCTGGCGGAGACCCGAGGGACGCCTTTCTGGCGAGCATCCGACAAGGTGTCGCACTCAAG AAAGTCGATCAGAAGGCGGCCACCATAAGCGGTATTAAGCCGCGTCCGGAACGTAAGCCAGTCGGTGGTGACTTCCTGAGTGAACTTAAGCTGGGAATAACGCTAAGGAGGGTTAAAAACCCGGCAGATAATCCCTATTCCGAGGAATCCGAGTCCCATGCGTAA
- the LOC119560794 gene encoding actin cytoskeleton-regulatory complex protein PAN1 isoform X1 has translation MEDLTYAYISEPVEFRQLEGRAIDFRKTFDLRGQGGDEMLQLYLRKANLSDDLDRLPAIMRRAYVYDIIRSNKGPGYWVPPSMQVSTDVFAHPPPAVRPPPYYADNVSTNASIDGMKSSSSSNSLDRYTGAPHAVLAGPSFATSVLVSNKGSKYEISGPVNFQHVSGDVTRDRTRNAFDLNADSNDKVLRKYMMERGITEADISDMRRQDVIKKIVHSNFTWMPSKSDIQAQPRVQETAKPLLYATISTNNQITPPPSPPPPPMANVSRPTAAPNFSNYASLTSMFVDISDMELNGPPPAASTPFRQPEVGSVIPVQQQVNRPKVPPPPSAVMAKNTHGYPAAIDIHQVRPSAAPKVSNEIYATIAPQRKVGSMRIPPPAPPKPTIVPNTNSTTFGGSLYAVSPVQYAPVTKPAPVAKPAPPAPPAKPISRVPPAYVSPLPVYNTRAPSAVVPVPPPPPAAASAGAPPPPPPPMPVAAAGGAPPPPPPPPGGLAGVPPPPPMQMSQPKAAPAASSGGDPRDAFLASIRQGVALKKVDQKAATISGIKPRPERKPVGGDFLSELKLGITLRRVKNPADNPYSEESESHA, from the exons ATGGAGGATCTTACATACGCCTACATTTCCGAGCCGGTGGAGTTCCGGCAGCTGGAGGGGCGGGCCATTGACTTCCGCAAGACGTTCGATCTGCGGGGCCAGGGCGGCGACGAAATGCTCCAGTTGTACCTGCGGAAGGCCAACCTGTCCGACGACCTCGATCGTCTGCCGGCAATCATGCGGCGCGCCTACGTCTATGACATAATTAGAAGCAATAAGGGTCCCGGTTACTGGGTG CCTCCTTCCATGCAAGTGAGCACCGACGTCTTCGCCCATCCACCGCCTGCAGTTCGTCCACCTCCCTACTACGCCGACAACGTGAGCACCAACGCAAGTATCGACGGCATGAAgagctcctcctcctcgaaCAGCCTCGACAGGTATACGGGCGCACCACATGCGGTTCTGGCGGGTCCCAGCTTCGCCACCAGTGTCTTGGTCAGCAACAAGGGTTCCAAGTACGAGATCAGCGGACCAGTCAACTTCCAGCACGTTTCCGGCGATGTGACAAGGGATCGGACGCGAAATGCCTTTGACCTGAACGCCGACTCCAACGACAAGGTGCTAAGGAAGTACATGATGGAGCGGGGCATCACGGAGGCGGACATCAGCGACATGCGACGACAGGATGTGATCAAGAAAATTGTCCACTCCAACTTTACATGGATG CCATCAAAGAGTGATATCCAGGCTCAACCAAGAGTCCAGGAAACGGCCAAGCCGCTACTCTATGCCACCATTTCCACCAACAACCAGATCACTCCTCCGCCCTCGCCTCCACCGCCGCCAATGGCCAACGTTTCGAGGCCTACGGCTGCTCCAAACTTCTCCAACTACGCCTCATTGACATCGATGTTTGTGGACATCTCAGATATGGAACTGAATGGTCCACCACCGGCTGCATCGACGCCTTTTAGACAGCCGGAAGTGGGATCGGTGATTCCCGTTCAGCAGCAAGTGAACAGACCGAAGGTTCCGCCGCCTCCGTCAGCGGTCATGGCAAAGAACACACATGGCTATCCAGCGGCTATTGATATACACCAAGTGCGTCCTTCGGCTGCGCCCAAAGTGTCCAATGAAATCTATGCTACCATCGCGCCGCAGCGAAAGGTTGGCTCCATGCGTATCCCGCCGCCAGCGCCTCCAAAGCCAACAATAGTACCAAACACGAATTCGACGACTTTCGGTGGATCACTGTATGCCGTCTCCCCAGTGCAGTATGCGCCAGTGACCAAGCCTGCGCCAGTTGCCAAGCCAGCAcctcctgctcctccagcCAAGCCAATTTCGAGGGTACCCCCTGCTTATGTGTCTCCTCTTCCGGTGTATAACACAAGGGCTCCTAGTGCCGTAGTTCCAGttcctcctccgccgccggCTGCGGCATCTGCAGGAGCacctcctccgccgccgcctccAATGCCAGTTGCCGCTGCTGGAGGAGCACCTCCTCCGCCGCCACCTCCACCAGGTGGCTTGGCGGGAGTTCCACCACCGCCTCCAATGCAGATGTCACAACCCAAGGCTGCTCCAGCTGCTTCCTCTGGCGGAGACCCGAGGGACGCCTTTCTGGCGAGCATCCGACAAGGTGTCGCACTCAAG AAAGTCGATCAGAAGGCGGCCACCATAAGCGGTATTAAGCCGCGTCCGGAACGTAAGCCAGTCGGTGGTGACTTCCTGAGTGAACTTAAGCTGGGAATAACGCTAAGGAGGGTTAAAAACCCGGCAGATAATCCCTATTCCGAGGAATCCGAGTCCCATGCGTAA
- the LOC119560793 gene encoding testis-specific zinc finger protein topi, with product MKINISGEYTLAEIEVEVDTELSAENLQPGATVLASNEGDGGLEQIVSHQQLSRFFTVAPASALPMPTDVVVERTLADPALKQILQKADGKRGFDPQAEQLKIREFLAGVTNSKMTTEQSVFQGSRSNSSAAAGSRMKCPQCLVYYDAVPFQSHTCETEVDRKPAVVTVAQPEKPLAVPSVSAPPAPPSKPGSERVILENQVRLRRYMKDEMKYDLATGIDSRKSGKGPNECTMCDRKFVHPSGLVRHMEKHALDMIPSQASLQPYTAPAAGLHVVVKCNVCGRIFYDPLVALEHGSIHYPEHEELCHIPEDQYSSGKKDFKELLLEGEMLLVGELTVTAAQQKAVRRERELFSNLILSSVLQCEFCEYIFADIAELLVHSASHVAERRFECTACNMQMNTAKEASTHFQTDCIFMREAIRSLSVTLSRHFVCNVCELKFANTDLLQEHRYTSYHYFPRLSQNGKKLLLPCEFCEVNFEFAHDILAHNEEKHLNKKKREKETRNAGTGRVRQYLCDICGKSYTQSSHLWQHLRFHQGVKPFVCQEENCDRKFTIRPDLNDHIRKCHTGERPYLCLVCGKRFLTGSVFYQHRLIHRGERRYECEECGKRFYRADALKNHQRIHTGEKPYSCLFCTKTFRQRGDRDKHIRARHSHLDANSRLMMQMQKFQLESAAAAAQRVQHLTPEQQAAAAAGGSPSDVASCSGSGSAEAGDQVIQYSVIQEPQEGMMCMPMGEVNQSFLMSHYVQGVPMEADGSEQQIIVFEEPVQEIGVMSIFDPQQSQDQMQENARVLVVKNNPTQPLFSDTYM from the exons ATGAAGATCAACATCTCGGGTGAATATACGCTGGCGGAGATCGAGGTGGAAGTGGACACCGAGTTGAGCGCCGAGAACCTGCAGCCCGGAGCCACCGTGCTGGCATCTAACGAGGGTGATGGCGGCCTGGAGCAGATTGTCAGCCACCAGCAGCTGTCCAGGTTCTTCACCGTGGCACCGGCAAGCGCCCTCCCAATGCCCACGGATGTGGTGGTGGAGCGCACCCTGGCAGATCCGGCCCTCAAGCAAATCTTGCAGAAGGCTGATGGCAAGAGGGGCTTCGATCCCCAGGCGGAGCAGTTGAAGATTCGCGAATTTCTGGCTGGGGTCACCAACAGCAAGATGACCACTGAGCAATCGGTGTTTCAAG GATCGCGTTCCAATTCCTCTGCGGCTGCTGGCAGCCGTATGAAGTGTCCCCAGTGTCTGGTCTATTACGATGCTGTTCCCTTCCAGAGCCACACCTGTGAGACCGAAGTCGATCGGAAGCCTGCTGTAGTCACAGTTGCTCAGCCGGAGAAGCCTCTTGCTGTCCCCTCTGTAAGTGCTCCTCCCGCTCCGCCCAGTAAGCCAGGCAGCGAGCGTGTGATCCTGGAGAACCAGGTGCGCTTGCGTCGCTACATGAAGGATGAGATGAAATACGACCTGGCCACCGGCATCGATAGCAGGAAGTCGGGGAAGGGTCCGAACGAGTGCACCATGTGCGACCGGAAGTTTGTGCATCCCTCTGGATTGGTGCGTCATATGGAAAAGCACGCTTTGGACATGATCCCATCGCAGGCCAGCTTGCAGCCATATACAGCTCCGGCTGCCGGTCTCCATGTCGTGGTGAAGTGCAACGTCTGTGGCCGCATCTTCTATGATCCGTTGGTGGCCTTAGAACACGGCTCCATTCACTATCCGGAGCATGAAGAACTGTGTCATATTCCGGAGGACCAGTATTCCTCGGGCAAAAAGGATTTTAAGGAGCTTCTGCTGGAGGGTGAGATGCTGCTGGTAGGAGAGCTGACAGTAACGGCGGCCCAGCAGAAGGCTGTCCGTCGGGAGAGGGAGCTGTTCTCCAACCTGATCCTGAGCAGCGTTTTGCAGTGCGAATTCTGCGAGTATATCTTTGCTGATATAGCCGAACTGCTCGTTCATTCTGCCTCCCATGTGGCGGAGCGGCGCTTCGAGTGCACCGCCTGCAACATGCAGATGAACACTGCGAAGGAGGCCAGCACCCACTTCCAGACGGACTGCATCTTCATGCGGGAGGCCATACGGTCGCTGAGTGTCACCCTAAGTCGGCACTTTGTGTGCAATGTGTGCGAGCTTAAGTTCGCCAACACAGATCTGCTCCAGGAGCATCG ATACACCTCGTATCACTACTTCCCCCGGCTCAGCCAGAATGGTAAGAAGCTGCTGCTGCCTTGCGAGTTCTGCGAGGTCAACTTCGAGTTCGCTCACGACATTCTGGCCCACAACGAGGAGAAGCACCTGAACAAGAAGAAGCGCGAGAAGGAGACGCGCAACGCGGGCACTGGTCGCGTGCGTCAGTATCTGTGCGACATCTGCGGCAAGTCGTACACCCAGTCGAGCCACCTGTGGCAGCACCTGCGCTTCCACCAGG GTGTCAAGCCGTTCGTATGCCAGGAGGAAAACTGCGACCGCAAGTTCACCATCCGACCGGATCTGAACGACCACATCCGCAAGTGCCACACGGGCGAGCGTCCGTATCTCTGCCTGGTGTGTGGCAAGCGCTTCCTTACCGGATCCGTCTTCTACCAGCACCGTCTCATCCATCGCGGCGAGCGGCGCTACGAGTGCGAGGAGTGCGGCAAGCGCTTCTACCGGGCGGACGCCCTCAAGAACCACCAGCGCATCCACACCGGCGAAAAGCCGTACAGCTGCCTCTTCTGCACCAAGACCTTCCGTCAGCGTGGCGATCGGGACAAGCACATACGGGCGCGTCACTCCCACTTAGACGCCAACTCGCGACTGATGATGCAGATGCAAAAGTTCCAGTTGGAGTCGGCTGCAGCTGCTGCCCAGCGAGTCCAACATCTTACCCCGGAGCAgcaggcagcagcagcagctggtgGCAGTCCTTCGGATGTGGCCTCTTGCTCGGGATCCGGATCTGCCGAGGCTGGTGACCAGGTGATACAGTATTCTGTTATTCAAGAGCCACAAGAGGGAATGATGTGCATGCCAATGGGCGAGGTGAACCAGAGTTTCCTGATGTCACACTATGTCCAGGGTGTTCCAATGGAGGCGGATGGGTCCGAGCAGCAGATCATTGTCTTCGAGGAGCCGGTTCAGGAAATCGGTGTGATGAGCATTTTCGATCCGCAGCAAAGTCAGGATCAAATGCAGGAGAATGCCAGGGTGTTGGTTGTCAAGAACAATCCCACCCAGCCGCTTTTTTCGGATACCTATATGTAA
- the LOC119560801 gene encoding 40S ribosomal protein S29: protein MGFATLWYSHPRKYGQGSRCCRACSNRHGLIRKYGLNICRQCFREYANDIGFKKLD, encoded by the exons ATGGGTTTCGCTACTCTCTGGTACTCGCATCCCCGCAAATACGGCCAAGGCTCCCGATGCTG CCGTGCCTGCTCTAACCGCCACGGTCTGATCCGCAAGTATGGCCTGAACATCTGCCGTCAGTGCTTCAGGGAGTACGCCAACGACATTGGCTTCAAGAAG CTGGACTAA